TGCAGCGCCATCAGCAACTTGCCATCAAAGGAGTGGAAAAGCATACCATGACCGCCGTCTTTATCAAACAACGGCGTATTATCATGATGCCACGGACCGGCCAGTTTGCCAGAGTCTGATATGGCCACGCCAACCGTGTAACCGCTATTGGTAAAGCTAGACCAGATCATCATCAACTTGCCCGATTTACTTTTGTACAGGTATGGCCCGTCTGTCACATAACACCCCTCTGTTGGTGAAGGCCTTGGCCATTTGGCAAAGCTGGCTCTGAACATCAGTTTTGGTTTATCAACAGCTTCAGACAGATCGTCTTTTAGCGGCAGGTATTCGATGGTGCCGTTTGAGATTTGTACCCACTCATGTGCAAAAACCATATAGGGTTTGCCATCTTCTACCCAAAACGTACCGTCTAACGTAATCAAGTCTGGCGATGGTGTGGAATGGTTAAGGAAAGCCTTGAACGGACCAGTCGGCGAGTCGCCCACAAGAATTGTAGAGCCACGCACTACACGCGGGCGCCAGTTATCCCATTGTTCGGGCAGTAGTTTATTGGTGCTAAAAGTGAGGAACAGGTAATATTTACCGTTGTAGGCATGCATCTCTGGCGCCCAAATAGCGTTGATGGGTGCGCCGGGCCAAAGGTCAGGCGGGGTGCGATATACCTCCTTCGGGCCAGTCCAGTTGACCAGGTCTTTACTGATGTACTCTACCACTGTAGCTTGCCTACCGGCACCTATCATGTAGTAAGTGCCGCTGGCTTTATCGGCCAATACGCAAACATCACGCAGGCGTATATCTTTTAGTTTTTGCTCACTCGATTGCAGCGGCGCTTGTTGTGCCGATACATTCAGGACGGTAACAGCCAATAATCCGACCAGGGCGCCGAAGATCAGGTTTTTCATACGTTGGTTTTAATTGGTAAAAGTGGTTGATCTAATGTAAGTCAAAAGTTTGCAACCGCTATCCTGCTCTGTGTTGCCGGCTAATATTGTGTCAGCACATTATACCGGCGTCAAAAAACGACAATTGCTGTAGTGGCGTCGACGAATCATCAATCTATCGCTACCAAACCTGCAAACAGGTGATTTTAACCGCATTAACACCCTCGTCGATAACTTAACGGCTTTCATCTACCTTATTTATAGTATAGTCTACTATCCAAAACCGGCACGAAAATAGTTCGTTGATTTGGGTATTGAAACAATTATCAATGCACCGGTAAGTTTTAAGATTATGAAAAAGTTAGTAAAAACATCAGCCTTATTTATAGTAGCACTTTTAGTAGGCGCAGCTGCTTACGCCAAAAACAATGGCGGCCCTGTTAAAGCCAAAAACATGGTAATATTTACCACATTACCTGATGCGGACGGCGTTCACCTGGCCATTCGCAAAGTTGGCGAGGGCGCATCAGAAGTTACCATTACCAACGCCAGTGGCGATGTGGTGATGAAAGAATCGCTTTCTAAAACCGATCCGGTTATTCGCCAGGATTACAATTTTGACGGGATGGACGATGGCAATTACACCATCGAGGTAAATAATAACGGCCAGATAGCCAAAAAGACTGTACATGTGTACAACGACGAGAACGACCAGAAGGTGTCGCTCCACGCCGAGTAAAGACTGTTTTATCAGGTAAGTTTTAATTGAAAAATCCCGGCTCACGCAAGGTGGCCGGGATTTTTACTTATAGCATTAAGAGGCAATTATGCCCAAAGGTTCTCTGGATAAACGCCGTCTTCAATCAGCTTAGAAATGCTGGCTTGTACAATAGGCTTATCTTCTTTATAAGTTACACCGAACCATTTTTGTGAGGTTGGGATAACTTTGAAAGATGCAGTACCGCTCTTGATCAGCTTATCAGCTACCAGCGGAATAAAGAACTCAGCTTTAGGATTGTTCTCGTTAGCAGCTACAAACTCTCTGAACATCTCTTCGCTCTGACCGAAGATATCAGGAGTAAAGCCCCAGAAGTTCATAGATACACGGGTATCTTCGCTTAACTGATGCTCTTCGCCGTTCTCTTTGTAGTAGATATCGCCGTCGTCTTTAAAGTAAACTTCGGTACGTTCGTTGATCTCTACCATGTTGCCGCCGTCATCAACTTTACAAACACCGCGAGATACTGAACCGTAGTCTGACAGGGTTTTACCAATCTGGTAACCTACCAGCGAGTATTTGTCGCCAGCTGCTTCGTTAGTTAAAAACTGAGCCATGTTAGCAAATGCCTCGTAACCATAAAAGTCATCAGCGTTAATTACGCAGAAGGGCTCTTTTACCTGGTTGCGGGCAGCAAGCACAGCGTGTGCAGTACCCCATGGTTTT
This region of Mucilaginibacter yixingensis genomic DNA includes:
- a CDS encoding glycoside hydrolase family 43 protein, producing MKNLIFGALVGLLAVTVLNVSAQQAPLQSSEQKLKDIRLRDVCVLADKASGTYYMIGAGRQATVVEYISKDLVNWTGPKEVYRTPPDLWPGAPINAIWAPEMHAYNGKYYLFLTFSTNKLLPEQWDNWRPRVVRGSTILVGDSPTGPFKAFLNHSTPSPDLITLDGTFWVEDGKPYMVFAHEWVQISNGTIEYLPLKDDLSEAVDKPKLMFRASFAKWPRPSPTEGCYVTDGPYLYKSKSGKLMMIWSSFTNSGYTVGVAISDSGKLAGPWHHDNTPLFDKDGGHGMLFHSFDGKLLMALHTPNNREAQPHFYYIDDKGETLKVTGEAPRE
- a CDS encoding T9SS type A sorting domain-containing protein, with translation MKKLVKTSALFIVALLVGAAAYAKNNGGPVKAKNMVIFTTLPDADGVHLAIRKVGEGASEVTITNASGDVVMKESLSKTDPVIRQDYNFDGMDDGNYTIEVNNNGQIAKKTVHVYNDENDQKVSLHAE
- a CDS encoding sugar phosphate nucleotidyltransferase encodes the protein MKPTLLILAAGMASRYGSMKQVDGFGPNGETIIDYSIYDAIKAGFGKVSFIIREEFAEAFKEKFEPKLNGRVETDYVFQSYDLKPFGIDKEIERAKPWGTAHAVLAARNQVKEPFCVINADDFYGYEAFANMAQFLTNEAAGDKYSLVGYQIGKTLSDYGSVSRGVCKVDDGGNMVEINERTEVYFKDDGDIYYKENGEEHQLSEDTRVSMNFWGFTPDIFGQSEEMFREFVAANENNPKAEFFIPLVADKLIKSGTASFKVIPTSQKWFGVTYKEDKPIVQASISKLIEDGVYPENLWA